From one Catenuloplanes nepalensis genomic stretch:
- a CDS encoding CoA-acylating methylmalonate-semialdehyde dehydrogenase codes for MISHFVGGKPWTGASTRTGDVFDPATGEIAESVLFASAADVEHAVGVAAAAAKSWKDTSLAKRSAVLFAFREIMSARRDDLAAVITAQHGKVLSDAAGEVQRGLEVVEYACGIPTLIRAGFSENVSTGVDTYAIRQPLGVVAVISPFNFPAMVPLWFVPIAIAAGNTVVLKPSEKDPGAAVLLAEWFAEAGLPEGVFNVVHGDREAVDALLDHPTVKAVSFVGSTPIARYVYERGTANGKRVQALGGAKNHMVVLPDADLDLAADAAVNAGFGSAGERCMAISVVVAVDPAGDALVDRIASRMAAIRTGDGRRGCDMGPLVTGAHRDRVASYVEAGISAGATAVVDGRDPAVDGAPGGFWLGPTLFDHVTPDMSIYTDEIFGPVLSVVRAGTYDEALKLVNDSPYGNGTAIFTNDGGAARRFQHEVEAGMVGVNVPIPVPMAYYSFGGWKASLFGDTHAHGLEGVHFYTRGKVVTSRWLDPSHGGLNLGFPTQT; via the coding sequence ATGATCTCGCACTTCGTGGGCGGCAAGCCCTGGACCGGCGCTTCCACCCGTACCGGCGACGTCTTCGATCCCGCGACCGGCGAGATCGCCGAGTCCGTGCTGTTCGCGTCGGCCGCCGATGTGGAGCATGCCGTCGGCGTCGCCGCGGCGGCCGCGAAGAGCTGGAAGGACACGTCGCTGGCCAAGCGCTCCGCCGTGCTCTTCGCGTTCCGAGAGATCATGAGCGCGCGCCGCGACGACCTGGCCGCCGTGATCACCGCGCAGCACGGCAAGGTGCTCTCCGACGCCGCCGGCGAGGTGCAGCGTGGCCTCGAGGTCGTCGAGTACGCGTGCGGCATCCCCACGCTGATCCGCGCCGGCTTCAGCGAGAACGTCTCCACCGGCGTCGACACCTACGCGATCCGGCAGCCACTCGGCGTGGTCGCGGTTATCTCCCCGTTCAACTTCCCGGCCATGGTGCCGCTCTGGTTCGTGCCGATCGCGATCGCGGCCGGCAACACGGTCGTGCTCAAGCCGTCGGAGAAGGACCCGGGCGCGGCCGTGCTGCTCGCCGAGTGGTTCGCCGAGGCCGGCCTGCCCGAGGGCGTGTTCAACGTCGTGCACGGCGACAGGGAGGCGGTCGACGCGCTGCTCGACCACCCCACGGTCAAGGCCGTGTCGTTCGTCGGATCAACCCCGATCGCACGGTACGTGTACGAGCGCGGCACCGCGAACGGCAAGCGCGTCCAGGCGCTCGGCGGGGCGAAGAACCACATGGTCGTGCTCCCGGACGCGGACCTGGACCTGGCCGCGGACGCCGCCGTCAACGCCGGCTTCGGCTCGGCCGGCGAACGCTGCATGGCGATCTCCGTGGTGGTGGCCGTCGACCCGGCCGGCGACGCGCTGGTCGACCGGATCGCGTCCCGGATGGCCGCGATCCGGACCGGCGACGGCCGCCGCGGCTGCGACATGGGCCCGCTGGTCACCGGCGCGCACCGGGACCGGGTCGCCTCCTACGTCGAGGCCGGCATCTCGGCCGGCGCGACCGCCGTGGTCGACGGGCGCGACCCGGCCGTGGACGGTGCACCCGGCGGTTTCTGGCTCGGCCCGACGCTCTTCGACCACGTCACCCCGGACATGTCGATCTATACCGACGAGATCTTCGGCCCGGTGCTGTCCGTGGTCCGCGCCGGCACCTACGACGAGGCGCTCAAGCTGGTCAACGACTCCCCGTACGGCAACGGCACCGCGATCTTCACGAACGACGGCGGTGCGGCCCGGCGCTTCCAGCACGAGGTCGAGGCCGGCATGGTCGGCGTCAACGTGCCGATCCCGGTGCCGATGGCGTACTACTCGTTCGGCGGCTGGAAGGCCTCGCTCTTCGGCGACACACACGCGCACGGCCTGGAAGGCGTGCACTTCTACACCCGCGGCAAGGTCGTCACCAGCCGCTGGCTCGACCCGTCACACGGCGGCCTCAACCTGGGCTTCCCGACGCAGACCTGA